In a single window of the Desulfovibrio sp. TomC genome:
- a CDS encoding 4Fe-4S dicluster domain-containing protein, translating into MNQSLRPFIVARAEACIGCRACELACGAAHVPAGATVGSLGGPVVPRLYLVREGALCLPVACRHCEAAPCAAVCPTAAIHCDASGVVVVTGRCIGCKTCLAACPVGAMALAEVVENGRPVMHRIVDAGAPEGYLETPALLASKCDLCRERPAGPACVAACPTGALECVEPARLRQDRLRAAALALAGAPSRDDRGAAS; encoded by the coding sequence ATGAACCAATCGCTTCGACCATTTATTGTGGCCCGGGCCGAGGCCTGCATCGGCTGCCGGGCCTGCGAACTGGCCTGCGGCGCGGCCCATGTGCCGGCCGGGGCCACGGTGGGCAGCCTTGGCGGGCCGGTCGTGCCGCGCCTGTATCTGGTGCGGGAGGGGGCGTTGTGCCTGCCGGTGGCCTGCCGCCACTGCGAGGCCGCCCCGTGCGCGGCCGTGTGTCCGACCGCCGCCATCCACTGCGACGCCTCCGGGGTGGTGGTTGTGACCGGGCGCTGTATTGGCTGCAAGACCTGCCTGGCTGCCTGTCCGGTCGGGGCCATGGCCCTGGCCGAGGTGGTGGAAAACGGCCGGCCGGTCATGCACCGCATCGTGGATGCGGGTGCGCCTGAAGGCTACCTGGAGACGCCGGCCCTGCTGGCCAGCAAGTGCGATCTGTGCCGGGAGCGCCCGGCTGGTCCGGCCTGCGTGGCCGCCTGTCCGACCGGGGCCTTGGAGTGCGTCGAGCCGGCCCGTCTGCGCCAGGACCGTCTCCGGGCCGCCGCCCTGGCCCTGGCCGGTGCGCCAAGCCGGGACGACCGGGGGGCGGCGTCATGA